The Nitrobacter hamburgensis X14 genome contains the following window.
TGATAGCGCGGGATGAAATGAGTTTGAATCATCGTCATTGCGAGGAGCGCAAGCGACGAAGCAATCCAGTCTTTCGAAGTGGCTCCTGGATTCGCTTCGCTCGCAATGACGGGGAAGCTGATCTGACCTCAATTCGTTACTGGCGCGTCAAAACAGGGACCCCTGCCCGTCGTCGGAGGCTGCGGGCGCAGCCTTGCGAGCCGCGGCATTCTTCGACACCTTCGGCGCCTCGGCTTCCGCCTGCTCCTCGGAGATCGGCAGCAGCAGTTGCGCGTCGTCGTTGGCGACACGGTTCACGCGTGTCGACACCTCATGCCAGACGAATTCGCCGTCCTCCGGCGCGCGCAGCGACAGCATGGCCGCTCCCGCGTCGGTGGCATCGCCGTCGAGCCAGCGCGCGTAATCCCCAGACGCGATCGTCACCGGCGCCCGCGAATGCAGGGTCGCAAGACCGCCGCGCGCCGCCGTGGTGACGATGGCGACGGTATCAAGCTCCTCGCCGTTCGGCCCGACCCAGGTCTCGGAAAGCCCCGCGAAGGCGATCAACCCGCCGTTGCGCGGCCGGATGAAGAACGGCCGCTTGCGTTCCTCCGATTGATGCCATTCGTAGTATCCGTCGACTGGCAGCAGGCAGCGGCGCCGTTTCATCGCATTTTTGAAAGCCGGCTTGTCCAGCACCGTCTCGGCGCGGGCGTTGATGACGAGGGCGAACTGCCGGGGATCCTTGACCCAGGCCGGAATCAGGCCCCATCGCATCAGGCGGAAATGCCGGGCGCCATTCTCGCGGACGACCACCGGAACCGGCTGAGTCGGCGCAATATTGTACCGTGGCGGGAAATTCGGCTGTTCGGCGTAGCCAAAAGCCTGACGCATCGCCTCCGGAGGTGACAGGATCACGTAGCGTCCGCACATTTCGTCATCCAAACTGGTGAGACATTCAATCCGTTTTAATCCCGGAGTCCAACACTGGAACGAATGACATCGACGGCCGACGAATCATCCCTCTCTCCGGCGATCGCGACGCAGACCGACCTGAACAGGGCCGCGAGAGCGGCCATGCTGTCGGCCGCCAACATCAACCCGCGAACCGGCCTCGCGACCGACTATCTCAATCATTTCAACGAAGCCATCATGCTGCTCGAGATGATTCCGGACATGCCCGAATGCGCCGAGGATTTTCTGAGCTGGCAACCCTTGACCTATCGGGAGCATTTCATGGCCTCGAACTTCAAGGCGCGCGATCTCGCGATCGAGGCCTATGAGCAGGCCGCCCCCGACATTCGCGCCAAATTCGACAAGCTGACTGCCACCATGACCTCCATCCTGACCGCCGTGGCTTCGGCGATGCAGCAAGTCCGTCAGGACAAGACCCGCGCAGCGCTGGCGATCGAGGCGTCCGGCTGGGTCAAGCCGCTGGTCGCACGGGCCGGCGGCGTCATCAACGGGCGGGGTGACGAAGCCGACATCGATTATATTATGAGCCACTAGAGCCTCGGGTAGTCAATTGAATCCGTATCCTGCGGCTTTGAAGTAGTTTGAGCACTCTTGCGGAGAGAAGAGCGCGCAGATGTTGCCGATGGCTTTCCAGAGAGCGTCGATGGTTCTGGCTGCGGCGGCTCGCAGATGAGCTTTCAGTTTTGCGAAGGCCATTTCGATGGGATTGAGATCCGGGCTGTAGGGCGGCAGGAACAGGAGCCACGCGCCCCGTGCGCGGATGGCTTTTTCGGCCTTCTCGCTCTTGTGGCTGGAGAGATTATCCAGGATGACGACATCACCGGGCCTGAGGGCGGGCGCGAGTTGGGTGTCGACATAGGTCTCGAAGATGATCCGGTTCATTGGGGCATCGATAACCCAGGGGGCGACGAGGCCATCGCACTTGAGGCCTGCTACGAAGGTCTGCGTTCCCCAGTGACCGAATGGAGCCTTGCTGTTCAGCCGCGTTCCTTTCAGCGATCGTCCACGCTGGCGAACCATCTTGGTGGTGGTGCCGGTTTCGTCAATGAAGATCAGCCGCTCGCGCTGCTTGCGCATGATGGGCTGGCGGCCTGCTTTCCATTCGGCCCGAGCCTTGACCAGTTCAGGCCTGTCTTGTTCGCTGGCCCGCAGAGTTTTTTTTGAAGCTGAGCCCGCAGGCGATCAAGAACTTCGACAGGTTCGACGGGTCTGCTTTGACGCCCTTGGCCTTGGCGAGTTTTTCCGCCAGTTCAGGCATGGTGATGTCGCTCTCGGCCGCGACTGTCGCAAGAATGAAGTCGCGGTGCTGACCGAGTTTGCCATGCCGGAACCCGCCACGCGGACGCGGATCGACCCGACCCGTCTCCCGCCAGCGCCGCATCAGGTTCACCGCAAAAGATACCGAAGTCCCAAAACGGGCAGCAGCCCCATGGCACGAGTTCCCCGCCTCGACATAGGCAACAACACGCTCACGCAGATCGTTCGACAAAGGATGCGGCATGGCAAATCACCCCCGCAGACTTTGAATCACCTTGAGCCTCGTTTGTGAATCCGCCGCGATTCCAAATGATCGCCCGACGCTCTAGAGTCTGATCCAACTGCGTTGAATCAGACTCTAGTCCTTACCCTTTTGATTGAGCATGATCTTGTCCGAAAACCGGTTTCCACTTTTCGGGATCATGCTCTAATGCCGCCGGTTCCGCCTGCGCCTTCTCAAAGACCCCAGCTCGCCGTCAGCGCCGCGATCTTTCGCGACGGCAAGGTTCTGCTGGTGCGCCGCGCCCGGCCGCCCGGCAAGGGCTTGCATTCCCTGCCCGGCGGGCGCGTCGAATTCGGCGAGACCATGGCCGAGGCGCTGCATCGCGAGGTGGCGGAGGAAGCCGGGCTCACGGTCGAGATTGTCGGTCTCGCGGGCTGGCGGGAGGTGATTCCAGCCCAACCCGGCCACGGACATTACCTGGTAATGTCGTTCGCGGCGCGCTGGGTCGCCGGCGAGCCGGTCCTCAACGACGAACTCGACGCCTTCCGTTGGGTCGTCCCGGAACTGCCGGACGATCTTGGGCTCACCGAGGGACTGCAAACCATCATCGATTCGGCGCGGCGGCTTGTCGGGGTTTGAGCCGCGGCGTGCCCGGCGCTGAACGCTCTGCCTTGCTTCCATCGCATTGAAAAGGCATATCACGGCGGATTCTGGACCCCTTTATGCGCAAATCGGTTTTTGCCGTTGTTCTGGTGACTGCAATCTGTTGCGCGCTGCCCGCGCGCGCGCAGGAGGGGGCTGCGCCGTTCGACGGTGACCTGCAACGGCTGGCCGAGATCCTCGGCACACTGCACTATCTTCGCGGCATCTGCGGCGCCAACGAAGGCGCGAAATGGCGCAATGAAATGCAGGCCCTGATCGACGCCGAGACGCCTTCCGGCGAGCGCCGCGCCAGAATGATCGCGGGCTTCAACCGCGGCTATAACGGGTTCCAGCAGACCTACCGGGTATGCACGCCGGCCGCGAATGTCGCGATCCGCCGGTATATCGAGGAAGGCGCGAAGATTTCCCGCGACCTGACCGCCAGATACGCAAACTGAGCCGCGGCTTGCCGCACATTCCAGACTCGGAGCCGAGGTTTGTTTTCGATTTCCGCCGAATACCTCCCGGATTCCACGTCAAATGCGAAAAGCCGCGTTAACCTTTCCTAAAGAACTGGCTGTCCGGCCCCGATTCGCATGCTAGACCACGGTCGTTAAGCCCTTCTGTTTCGTCAACGCCCGGAATTTTCATGCGCCAGCCATTTGCATTCAGCCCGGCCCGCGATTCGCTGCCCGATCAGGAGCAGAAACAGGCTGCGCTAAGTTACCTCAACGAAGCGTGGGCCGAGGCGCGGCACGACGGCGTCGACGGCGATTGTCTGGCGCAGGCTAGCCTGTTCGCGGCTTTCGCGGAACTCGTCAGCACCTATGGCGAGGACGCCGTGGCGAAGTTCGTCGAAGGTCTTGCGGGCCGCGTCCGCAATGGCGAGTTCTCGATCGCGCTGGCGAGGCAATAAACCCCCGGTCCGGCACCCTACGGTTTCAGCGTCTCCAGAAAGCGCACCGGTTCGCCCGTGGATGCCGTCGCCAGCTCGCCCTGCCACATCACGCGGCGGCCGCGCACGAAAGTGCCGACCGGCCAGCCCGTCACCTCGACACCGTCATAGGGCGTCCATCCCGCGCGCGACGCCATCCACTTGTTGGTGATGGTCTCGCTCCGCTTGAGATCGACCACGGTGAAGTCGGCATCATAGCCCGCCGCGATCCGCCCCTTGCAGGCGATGTTGAACAGCCGCGCCGGCCCGGCACTGGTGAGATCGACAAAACGCGCCAGCGACAACCGGTCCGCATTGACGTGATCCAGCATCAAGGGCACCAGCGTCTGCACGCCGGTCATGCCTGATGGCGAGGCGGGATAGGTCTTCCGCTTTTCTTCCAGCGTGTGCGGGGCGTGATCGGAGCCGAGCACGTCGATGATGCCCTGCTTGATGCCGTTCCAGATGCCGGCACGATGAGCGGCATTGCGCACCGGCGGATTCATTTGCGCCAGCGTGCCGAGCCGCTCGTAGCATCCGGGCGCGACCATTGTCAGGTGATGCGGCGTCGCCTCGCAGGAAGCGACATCCTTGTGGTCGCGCAGATATTCGATCTCCTCGCGGGTCGAGATATGCAGCACGTGAATGCGCTTTCCGGTCTCGCGGGCGAGATTGACCAGCCGCTGCGTCGCCAGCAACGCGGCGGTTTCGTCGCGCCATACCGGATGCGAGCGCGGATCGCCCTCGATGCGCAATCCCTTGCGATCGTTGAGGCGGTATTCGTCCTCGGCGTGAAACGACGCGCGGCGGCGGATCACCCTGAAGATTTTTCGCAGGCTGTCATCGTCCTCGACCAGCAGCGCGCCGGTGGAGGATCCGACGAACACCTTGACGCCGGCGCAACCCGGCGCGCGCTCCAGTTCGGGCAGGTCCTGCACGTTGTCGCGGGTGCCGCCGATGAAGAAAGCGAAGTCGCAGTGCATCCGGTGGTGACCCGCCCTCACCTTTGCGGTGAAAGTCTCCTCGGTCACGGTCAGCGGATTGGTGTTCGGCATCTCGAACACCGCGGTCACGCCGCCCATCACGGCGCTGCGCGAGCCGGTTTCGAGGTCTTCCTTGTGCGTCAGCCCCGGCTCGCGGAAATGCACCTGGGTGTCGATCACGCCGGGCAGGATATGCAGCCCCCGGCAGTCGATCACCTCGCCCGCGTCGGCGTGACCCAGCCCGCCGATGGCAGCGATGCGACCGCCGGAAACAGCGATGTCGCCGACCCCCTCGCCGTCCTGATTGACGATGGTGCCCGCTCTCAGAATCACGTCAAATGTCTTGGTCATCGTTCCCGACAGCTTCTTCCGCACGCCGCGGCGCCACGCGGACCTTGTTGCCGGCACCATAGCGGCTTACGTTCCGAAGCGAAATCCGGCACGCAGGTTTCCCCGGGCCACTGCGTAAGGACCAGACAAGAGAACAACGCCCGGCCAAGAGACCAAGAGAAGTGTCATGAAAGCAGCGTTTCTTCCCGACCGGGGAGTGGTCAAGGTCAGCGGCGACGACGCCCGCAATTTTCTCAACGGTCTCGTGACCACGGACGTGACCAAGATCCAGCCGGGCTTCGGCCGGTTCGGCGCGCTGCTGACGCCGCAGGGCAAGATCACGTTCGATTTCCTCATCACCGAAGCCCAGCCCGGCCACGGAGGCGGCTTTCTCATCGACTGCCCGTTGTCGCTGGCGCAGTCGCTCGCGACCAAGCTCGGCTTCTACAAGCTGCGCGCCAAGGTCACGGTCGACAACATCTCCAGCACGCTTGGCGTGCTGGCGGCCTGGGATGGCGAGCCCGCCATGAAGCCGGACCTGACCTTCGCCGACCCGCGTAGCGACAGGCTCGGCTGGCGCATTCTCGCGCCGGAGGAACTCGCGACCCGAGCGGCCACTGTGATAGGCGCCGAACTGGTCGAAAGCGCCGACTACGACGCCCACCGGATCGCAGCGGGTGTGCCGAGCGGCGGAACAGATTTCATGTTCGGCGACGCCTTTCCGCATGAAGCCAACATGGACCGGCTGCACGGCGTCGATTTCGACAAGGGCTGCTATGTCGGTCAGGAAGTGGTTTCGCGCATGGAGCACCGCGGCACCGCGCGCAGCCGGATTGTGCGGGTGCTCCTGGACGATGGCGCGCCGGATGCAGGCACGGCCATCGTCGCGGCGGACAAGTCCGTGGGCACCATGGGCTCGTCGGCCGCGAGCCAAGGTCTTGCGCTGCTGCGGCTGGATCGCGCCGCGGACGCGATCGAGGCCGGGATCGCCTTGACCGCAGGCGGCATTCCGATCCGCGTCGCCGATCCGGACGACCTGAAGCTCCCGGCGAAGACGACCGTTGCATGACGCAATCCGCGCGCCTGCATGCCGACGGCGTGATGCGCTGCCCGTGGCCCGGCGACGACCCGCTCTACCTCGCCTATCACGACACCGAGTGGGGCATACCCGAATACGACGATCGCGCGCTGTTCGAAAAGCTGATCCTCGACGGCTTTCAGGCTGGCCTGTCGTGGATCACGATTTTGCGCAAGCGCGACAACTTCCGCCGCGCCTTCGACGATTTCAACCCCGAGACAATCGCCCGCTACGGCGAGAACAAGATCCACGCGCTGATGAACGATGCCGGCATCGTGCGCAATCGGGCGAAAATCGAGGGCACTGTGACCAGCGCGAAATCCTATCTCGCGATCATGGAGCAGGGTCCGGGCTTTTCCGCATTGCTGTGGGACTTCATGGACGGCAGGCCGAAGGTCAACCGGTTCAAGACCACGGCGAGCGTACCTGCCTCGACGGCGCTGTCGATCACGATATCGAAGGAACTGGCATCGCGCGGATTCAAGTTCGTCGGGCCCACGATCGTGTATGCCTTCATGCAGGCGACCGGCATGGTCAACGACCATCTGGTGGCCTGCCATTGCCATGAGACATGCGGCAAGCAGACGCGCAAGCCGCGTTTCAAGACGAAATGACCGCACGGGCCGCCCCGAAAACCGCGACGCGCGCCTGGCAGCGGATGCTGTCCGGCCGGCGGCTCGACCTGCTCGATCCCTCGCCGCTCGACATCGAGGTCGCCGATATCGCGCATGGCCTCGCCCGGGTCGCGCGATGGAACGGCCAGACCCGCGGCGCGCACATTTTCTCGGTCGCGCAGCACACGCTGCTGGTCGAGGCCGTGATGCGCGAGCACGCGCCGCGCATCGATATCCGGGTGCGGCTGGCGGCGCTGCTGCACGACGCGCCGGAATATGTCATCGGCGACATGATCTCGCCGTTCAAGGCGGTGATCGGCGGTTCCTACAAGGTGGTGGAGAAGCGGCTGTTGTCGGCGATCCACATCCGCTTCGGACTGCCGCCGGCGCTGCCCGCCGACATCGAACAGCAGATCAAGGATGCCGACATAGGCGCGGCCTATCTCGAAGCGACCCATCTCGCTGGTTTCTCTGAGCCAGAGGCCCGACGGCTGTTCGGCAGCGATCCCGGCCTGCCGGCGGCGATGATCGACGACTATCTGACGCCGTGGCCAGCAGGCAAGGCCGAGAAGCGGTTCCTGGCGCGGTTCAGGAGCCTGCACTGCTAGGGCGGGATGAGGAAAAGTGTGTAGCGGTTTTCCGCGCACATCCCGCTCAACATATCGGAATCGCATCGGCGTTTCGGTACGCGGACCGCCTTTCGTCCCCGCGAGCGCGGGCTTATAATCTTCCAGAAAGACCAAGGACACCATGATCCACGTCTGCTCGCTTGCCGCACTTGCCGAAACCGTGAGAACCACGGGCGCCAGTCATATCCTCACCGTGATGGCCAACGTCGATCAGGTGCGACGTCCGACGTCCGTTCTCGAAGCCAATCATCTGAAGGTGTCGATGGACGACATCGACGAACCCGCGGACGGCTTCATCGCGCCGAACGACGGCCATATCCTGCAGCTTCTCGCCTTCGTGCGCGGCTGGGATCGCAAGGCGCCGCTGGTCGTGCATTGCTACGCCGGAATCAGCCGCTCGTCCGCGAGCGCTTTCACCGCTGCCTGCGCGCTCAATCCGCATCGCGACGAGATCACCATCGCACGGCAAATCCGCGCGGCTTCGCCGATCGCGCAACCGAACCGCCTGATCGTGGCGCTGGCGGACAAGGCACTGGGCCGCGAGGGACGGATGCTGCGCGCGCTCGACGTGATGGGGCCCGGCAACATGACGATCGAAGGCCGACCGTTCCGCGTCGATCTGGAATAGGCGTTAGAGCATTTCCCGGTGAAGTGGAAACCGGTTCACCGTGAGGAAATGCGACCACTCAATAGCTTAGAGCGCCCATCCGACCCCGATCCGCCGTCGCGCAGCGTTCGCGATCAGGCCGCGCGCCGCCGCACAAGCAGCGCCTCGCCGAACGCTTCGAACAGCGCCCGGTTGATCGGATTGCGCTGCGGATCGTATTCGGCGTGCCATTGCACACCGAGCGCGAACGCCGGCGCATCCGCGATGCGGACCGCCTCGATGGTGCCGTCCTCGGCCACGCCCTCGACGACGACGCGCTCGCCGGGTTCGAGGATGGCTTGGCCGTGCAGCGAATTGACGCGGATGGTCTCGCGGCCGAGCAAGCGCGCGAACACCCCGCCCTGGACGAGACGGACCTCGTGACGGTCAGCGAACACCACGGTCATATCCGGATGAATCTCGCCGTTCTCAAGTCGCGCCATCCGATGATTCAGGCGTCCCGGCAATTCGCGAATCTCCGGATGCAGCGAGCCGCCGAATGCGACGTTCATCTCCTGGACGCCGCGGCAGATGCCGAAAATCGGGACGCCGCGGGTTACGCAGGCTTCCGCCAACGACAATGCGAGACCGTCGCGGTTGACGTCGTAAGGCTCATGCCGCGGATTCGGCTCGGCGCGGAAACGGCTCGGATGGACGTTGGCGCGCGCACCCGCCAGCACGACACCGTCGACCACATCGAGCAACGCTCCGATCTCGGTAATCTCCGGACAGCCCGCGAACATCAGCGGCAGCGCGCCGGCGACCTGCGCAACCGCCCGCAGGTTCCGCTCGCTGATCATCTGCACCTCAAATCGGTCCTCGACACGGTGCGAAGTCCCGATCATGCCGACTACCGGCTTTCTCATCGCCAGACACCCAACGCTGACAGCAGGTCGTCGATCCGGATATGCATTTTAGGATTTTTCGCGGAGGGAGCGGCTCGCGGTAAATCGATTCCGACAGATTGTTTTGACGATCATGCCTCCCGACCGAATTCGGATCAACACCTTATAACGATGAGCAGTCGGCCGAGAACGCCGCCGAGGCGGCCGAGCGCATCCGCAACCTGGAGAGCGTGGCCGAAGGCGTCCGGCGCTTCCTTGTCGAGCGGGGCGGCCGGTTAGGCCATTTCGATCCGCTCGCTTCCAATGTGCTTCCGGTTCGGTTCGGTGAAGGGGCCGTGCTGGCGTAACCCTTGAGAAGGTTGGCGCGCCAGGGAGGATGAAGTTGGGCACCGCTATGTCATTGTAGGATCGCTACAATCTTAGTCCATCAACCACGGACCTATTAGTCAGGAGGTTCCCTTTTTTGGTCACGACGTTTCTGTGCGTGTCTCGACACTTCGGCAATCGCGAGTTCTTTCAACCAAGCGTCACCACCGTCGAGAACGCCGACATTCATCATTACCGCGCCATTTTCCCCCAAGTCGTGATATTCCATCAAACCAGCTCGGCAGAAAATTTTCCAAATTCGATCGGTTGCTCGGCAGAAGATCACTTCAAGATAGAGCAGCCGCCGGGACAACACCCTGATGGCGACTTCCGAAAGATCACCGGGCTAGGGTTCGTCGTGAAAAAATCGATGGATAAAGAAGTCTCGTTTTTCCTTGACCCATTTCAAATATTGAAGATCGGCTCCGCCTATGCCGTGCTTCGAAAGAATTCCTACGAGAGTGCCAAGTGTCGAGCTTTGTAGTTGGGAATTTTTCTCGATCATTCGTTGCCAAACGGAAGCGTCTTCCTGCAATGCTTTAGACACCTTGATGGCGTCGCACATTGCCATGGCATGAATGATTGTATTCTCCATGAGGCTGAGATTTACGAAAGTGGAGCCGACTTGATAGCAGTAGTAGACGCGCATAACGTCTACGTCTTTCTGTGGAGAAAGAAAATCTTGGACTGTGCTAACGGAAGTGCGCTTCTTCATCTCGCTTCCCTAACGCCAGAATGATCGCGATCATTACGCGCGCTTCCATCCTTCGGCCAATTTCTCGATGATTTTGTCGAGCCAGTTTTCATACCAATACCAAGTCTTGGCCACCTGCACGCCGTAGCCCTTGCCGGCCTTGCGTGCATCAAGCTGTTTTGCCAACAAGGTGTGGTCGTGCATGTTGAAGCCAGCATATCCGGCGGCCTTGACCTTCGCCACGATCTCGGACGGCAAAAGCTTGGGGCGCTCCACTTCCTTTAGAAGAACCCGTTCAACAGCTTCCGCCTCTGGCGAGCCGGGTTTAATGAATTCAACCGCAAGGTCCGCCTTGGAAGCCTTGCCGGATACCTTCGGCACGAAGGCCACGCGATAACGAAATTTGGGGTCTTTCTGTTCGTCTTCGGTCAGCCCGCCGTGGAAATTGTCCATGGCCGTGGCAATATGGGCCGGCAGGTCCGCACTGACCAAGCTGGCTCTTTGCGCGCCGTCAAACGTTACGAATTGCAATGCGAGTGGGAGCCTCTTTTCCAGAGCAAACTCCTTACCGAATAGTGTTTTGATCGCTTCGTTGAAGTTGATGCAGCATGCCTGAAGTTTAGCGCTCAAGGCATCGTCAATTCTGTTGGTGGAGCGATGCTCGATTTCGTGCCGAATCTCGGTCAGGAATTTCAGGTTGTTAACGACACCTTTGTCTAACGGGCATTTCCCATGTGCGAGACACTGCCCCAATTCCCAAAATTTATCGGCACCACTTGGTGTTTTTTCGACGACTCCACCCTTCTTATGCCGATAATCGATGCCTTCGCGCTTATAGTAAGCGTGCAGAAGGTAGGTCCAGGCGATAACGCTGGTGACGATAAAAAGCTCAGCCCTGAAATACAGCCCGGCGCTGTTGAAGGTGTGAACGGCGGCAATCATTGCCTCGCGCGCCTTAACAAGCAGTTCGTCGCCTTGAAGGTGGAGGCCAGTCGCAGGGTCGATATTTGGCCAAGCCGCGAGGAAAATATCCAACTCGGCGTCCGAGGCCGGCTTGATGGCTTTGTGTTTAGTGCCGTCTCGTATTTCCGAGATGCGAGCGTGATTGATCGACCGAGTCGGGCGTGAGAAGTAAGCCTGAATGTCCTGGGGGACGTATTTCCTTGCCAACATCGCTTTGACGACGGCAACTTCCCATTTTTCCAGCGTGTTTGCCGGCCGCCGTGCCACAACGCGAATCCCCAACCTGTCCTGTTATCACTAAACGCAGCAGCAAATCCTGTCGCGCGGAGCGCATAAAAATTCGTCTTGGCCAGTTTCTGACCGATACCGGTGCGATCGGCTCGCGTATTCCTTTGCCCATGCTAATCGGCATCGGGGTATAGCGCAGTCTGGTAGCGCGGAAGTTTCGGGAACTTCAGGTCGCAGGTTCAAATCCTGCTGCCCCGACCATCGCTTCAATCGAAAAGGCCAGGCTGATCGGGGTCGGTCCTTGGCGTATCTTGCGGCCGGTGCGCTGCGGGCAACGCCAGCGTTCCGTCCTTAATGGCCGTGCGCAGCTTGTCCTGCACCTTACCTTTCGCGTCGATGAACCCCTCACCTTGCAGCCAGCCATAGATGGCAGCTGATTCCTCGAATCCGAGCATGGCTGCGGAGCCGTCCTCGTTCTGAATCGGGATGGCAGCGAACTGGTGCTTCTCGACGATGCCGAAGCGAATGCCGGTATCCCGCTCGATTTCCTTTTGCAGGTTGTCGGCGAACGCCTCGTAGCTTTCGGTCGCGATCACCGTCAGCGTATTGACATCGAAACCGCGCAACCTCTCGCCTTTCTGGTTGACGCACAGGCGCAAGCCGCGACCGATGGTCTGGCGGCGTTCGCGCTCGGTGCCTATCTCGCGCAAGGCGCAAATCTGGAAGACATT
Protein-coding sequences here:
- a CDS encoding YfbR-like 5'-deoxynucleotidase, which gives rise to MTARAAPKTATRAWQRMLSGRRLDLLDPSPLDIEVADIAHGLARVARWNGQTRGAHIFSVAQHTLLVEAVMREHAPRIDIRVRLAALLHDAPEYVIGDMISPFKAVIGGSYKVVEKRLLSAIHIRFGLPPALPADIEQQIKDADIGAAYLEATHLAGFSEPEARRLFGSDPGLPAAMIDDYLTPWPAGKAEKRFLARFRSLHC
- a CDS encoding NUDIX hydrolase, encoding MPPVPPAPSQRPQLAVSAAIFRDGKVLLVRRARPPGKGLHSLPGGRVEFGETMAEALHREVAEEAGLTVEIVGLAGWREVIPAQPGHGHYLVMSFAARWVAGEPVLNDELDAFRWVVPELPDDLGLTEGLQTIIDSARRLVGV
- a CDS encoding DUF3644 domain-containing protein, producing the protein MARRPANTLEKWEVAVVKAMLARKYVPQDIQAYFSRPTRSINHARISEIRDGTKHKAIKPASDAELDIFLAAWPNIDPATGLHLQGDELLVKAREAMIAAVHTFNSAGLYFRAELFIVTSVIAWTYLLHAYYKREGIDYRHKKGGVVEKTPSGADKFWELGQCLAHGKCPLDKGVVNNLKFLTEIRHEIEHRSTNRIDDALSAKLQACCINFNEAIKTLFGKEFALEKRLPLALQFVTFDGAQRASLVSADLPAHIATAMDNFHGGLTEDEQKDPKFRYRVAFVPKVSGKASKADLAVEFIKPGSPEAEAVERVLLKEVERPKLLPSEIVAKVKAAGYAGFNMHDHTLLAKQLDARKAGKGYGVQVAKTWYWYENWLDKIIEKLAEGWKRA
- a CDS encoding tyrosine phosphatase family protein produces the protein MIHVCSLAALAETVRTTGASHILTVMANVDQVRRPTSVLEANHLKVSMDDIDEPADGFIAPNDGHILQLLAFVRGWDRKAPLVVHCYAGISRSSASAFTAACALNPHRDEITIARQIRAASPIAQPNRLIVALADKALGREGRMLRALDVMGPGNMTIEGRPFRVDLE
- a CDS encoding IS630 family transposase (programmed frameshift); translated protein: MPHPLSNDLRERVVAYVEAGNSCHGAAARFGTSVSFAVNLMRRWRETGRVDPRPRGGFRHGKLGQHRDFILATVAAESDITMPELAEKLAKAKGVKADPSNLSKFLISPAGSASKKTLRASEQDRPELVKARAEWKAGRQPIMRKQRERLIFIDETGTTTKMVRQRGRSLKGTRLNSKAPFGHWGTQTFVAGLKCDGLVAPWVIDAPMNRIIFETYVDTQLAPALRPGDVVILDNLSSHKSEKAEKAIRARGAWLLFLPPYSPDLNPIEMAFAKLKAHLRAAAARTIDALWKAIGNICALFSPQECSNYFKAAGYGFN
- a CDS encoding YgfZ/GcvT domain-containing protein; the protein is MKAAFLPDRGVVKVSGDDARNFLNGLVTTDVTKIQPGFGRFGALLTPQGKITFDFLITEAQPGHGGGFLIDCPLSLAQSLATKLGFYKLRAKVTVDNISSTLGVLAAWDGEPAMKPDLTFADPRSDRLGWRILAPEELATRAATVIGAELVESADYDAHRIAAGVPSGGTDFMFGDAFPHEANMDRLHGVDFDKGCYVGQEVVSRMEHRGTARSRIVRVLLDDGAPDAGTAIVAADKSVGTMGSSAASQGLALLRLDRAADAIEAGIALTAGGIPIRVADPDDLKLPAKTTVA
- a CDS encoding TIGR02301 family protein, producing MRKSVFAVVLVTAICCALPARAQEGAAPFDGDLQRLAEILGTLHYLRGICGANEGAKWRNEMQALIDAETPSGERRARMIAGFNRGYNGFQQTYRVCTPAANVAIRRYIEEGAKISRDLTARYAN
- a CDS encoding DNA-3-methyladenine glycosylase I → MTQSARLHADGVMRCPWPGDDPLYLAYHDTEWGIPEYDDRALFEKLILDGFQAGLSWITILRKRDNFRRAFDDFNPETIARYGENKIHALMNDAGIVRNRAKIEGTVTSAKSYLAIMEQGPGFSALLWDFMDGRPKVNRFKTTASVPASTALSITISKELASRGFKFVGPTIVYAFMQATGMVNDHLVACHCHETCGKQTRKPRFKTK
- a CDS encoding SOS response-associated peptidase; amino-acid sequence: MCGRYVILSPPEAMRQAFGYAEQPNFPPRYNIAPTQPVPVVVRENGARHFRLMRWGLIPAWVKDPRQFALVINARAETVLDKPAFKNAMKRRRCLLPVDGYYEWHQSEERKRPFFIRPRNGGLIAFAGLSETWVGPNGEELDTVAIVTTAARGGLATLHSRAPVTIASGDYARWLDGDATDAGAAMLSLRAPEDGEFVWHEVSTRVNRVANDDAQLLLPISEEQAEAEAPKVSKNAAARKAAPAASDDGQGSLF
- a CDS encoding gamma-glutamyl-gamma-aminobutyrate hydrolase family protein encodes the protein MRKPVVGMIGTSHRVEDRFEVQMISERNLRAVAQVAGALPLMFAGCPEITEIGALLDVVDGVVLAGARANVHPSRFRAEPNPRHEPYDVNRDGLALSLAEACVTRGVPIFGICRGVQEMNVAFGGSLHPEIRELPGRLNHRMARLENGEIHPDMTVVFADRHEVRLVQGGVFARLLGRETIRVNSLHGQAILEPGERVVVEGVAEDGTIEAVRIADAPAFALGVQWHAEYDPQRNPINRALFEAFGEALLVRRRAA
- a CDS encoding dihydroorotase, with protein sequence MTKTFDVILRAGTIVNQDGEGVGDIAVSGGRIAAIGGLGHADAGEVIDCRGLHILPGVIDTQVHFREPGLTHKEDLETGSRSAVMGGVTAVFEMPNTNPLTVTEETFTAKVRAGHHRMHCDFAFFIGGTRDNVQDLPELERAPGCAGVKVFVGSSTGALLVEDDDSLRKIFRVIRRRASFHAEDEYRLNDRKGLRIEGDPRSHPVWRDETAALLATQRLVNLARETGKRIHVLHISTREEIEYLRDHKDVASCEATPHHLTMVAPGCYERLGTLAQMNPPVRNAAHRAGIWNGIKQGIIDVLGSDHAPHTLEEKRKTYPASPSGMTGVQTLVPLMLDHVNADRLSLARFVDLTSAGPARLFNIACKGRIAAGYDADFTVVDLKRSETITNKWMASRAGWTPYDGVEVTGWPVGTFVRGRRVMWQGELATASTGEPVRFLETLKP